TTGTTAAACGGCTAGATGCTGGCTTGTCAACTTCATATATGATTACACACGTGTCGAGTGATCCAGTAGCAATCATGCTGCTATCAGGAGACCAAGCAAGGCAGTTTATGCGAGCAGTGTGGTACAACATGTTCTTAAGCTTCACCTGAAAAGAGATCATATGTCAAAAGGTCAAGAAATCCAAGATAACGTTGTTAATTGTATTTACATAAAATACTGATACCACtttgaataatatatcaaattatataaataaagttCACAGGGCCCAATGCTGACAAAATTATTGAGATTCTGAAACCAAGTAAAGATTTACATAACATGCACACATTATGAAAGTGATACCAGTTGCAAACCCTACgcatctttttttctataggTAATAgaacttttattcaaaaaagcTGAACATCATGTTCACAATGTGAACATTCTGATCAAGAAAAGATACAACAAGTTCAAAAACCTTATTGTGTATGAATTCAGAAATGGAAATACAATTCGTAAAACCCCCAAAGATGTGTGTATTACGTTCCTTCCAAACAAACCACATTAAACATCAATTATACTTTGTTGTTATTCTCCCCCCCAACCCCCCTCCTCTTTCCTGTCATCCAATATGAAGGAAATATGAGAttcaaaattatcaagaaaaataccgcggggggggggggggggtgttggtgGGGGGTTGGTCTTACAGGCAAAGTATATTCAACTTTCCAATGGTCGTAGACTTGTTCCATCTGTCTGCATCTTGGGACTGCTACCTTTACACAAATCCCTTCAGCTGAACTAAGGGGACAACTAGCGAGCAAGCCTTCTGCCTAGTTTAAGGATGGTTGGGGCTGCTGCCCTGATACACCCTGACAGGACGACCAGATAGCAGGTCTAATGCTAGGGCTTAGGTCCATTTCCTGCCAAAATCCTATCCTCATGGTCTATAAATACCCCACTCAACAAAACAAGGTATGCCTAGCAAGCCTTATGCATTGTAACTTAACCATTGGAGCCTCATTGGCCATCCCCCTTTGGGTGGTCTTGGTTGGTCTGAGGGTTTTTTTTAGCAGGTGACCCTGGTTGGTTAGGAGGGTCATCACAGTCCAGTTGGATTAGAAGTCCTTGTTGTGGTTCTGTCTAGTCCCCAAATTTCATCCCCCACAAATACCAAAGCTCCTTTGCAAGAAAGGTGATGGGATAAATCATGTAAAAATGTACCCTATATCAAGGACCAAGGTCTAATTCCGCGTTGCAATAGCAGTCAGACTTTGCTTGTTTAAACCAAATGCTAGTTGTTTTGTAAGTCACGTGTATTGCCCTTGAATCTTTAAATACTAAAAGAATAGTATAGGAAacagaagaggagagagaggggGGGCGCACAGGGGAAGTGCCACGTTAAaagttataattaaaaaataaataaataaaagaaaaaaaaaggctaacaAATAGTCGCCTACTGGAAAAGTTATCAGTTAATTAGAGTGTAGTGGCAACTTCAAAAGTTCACCTAGCTGATGCAAACACAACAGCCAGTTTGATCAAGCCCCATATGCTATGAAACAAAACATCAAGTCAGAACCACGCGAATGTGCCTTCCTAAATTATGCTTTACAGCCTGGAAAACTTTATGATATCTGGAAATACTATCATATCCAATTTTAAGTGCAGATTCCTTAACAAAGTAAATTCAATTTCTAGGATGACACATAGTTAGGTCTAACTGCCACAAaacgaaaaataaaaactagctTGAGCCCATGCCAGAAGTAATAGCAACATGTAATATAAATGTGAGCCCATTTGTAAAATGGCTCCTATATACAGCTTTAATTTCATAAGAAACCCAAGTTGTAAGCTTTAACTATTAAGTCTTACCATTTCCATGTATTTGCAGCAAGAAATAGTTTCTTATGGTAAGAAAAATAACCATAAAAGCATTAGTTGTCATAGTGCAGTGTTCATAAATATTAGATGAAGAAATGAACCTCTCCAAGATTCTGTCATAGCACGATTGCATTCCTTTGCAAAACCTCCATTAAAACTAACTTTTCAACAAAACATGCATCGCATATAATTTGGTCAAACAGAAAATCgggaaaaattacactttacccccCTAAACTATGAGAATGCACACTTATCCCCCTAAACTATTATTACCCATGGGATGGGGTGTCAAGTGTTACAAGAATAATAGTTTAAGGGGGGTAAGTGTACACTCATAGTTTAGGGGGGCAAGTGTTACACAAATAATAGTTTAGATCAGTAAATGTGCATTCTCATAATTTAGGGGGTAAATGTAAAAGGGGGTAAAGTTTAGGGGGGTAAAGTTTAATTTCTCCCagaaaattataattgattCCTTGCTTCCATATGCTTTCCTTACTAAAAAGAATGTGATGGAATCCTAACAGTTTcaatttaatccaaacttaaggCAGTAAAATGAAGCAATTGAAAGTTTGTGGACTAAATTGTTACAAGGTCAAACCACAAGGGGGAAAATTGTAAttaccctttattttttattggtaagttatatACACTCTCTCTGTGTGTCTTGAACCTATGACATCACCCTCCACCTTGTTCTTATAAGGGGAGGAAATGCTATTTGAGCTAAAGCACATTGGCAAACACACAGAGCTGGAGAAAGAAAACAACTTTTTCAAATAGTATAAATGTCAGATATATGCTTTTCATGTACAAGGGCAAAGTCATATGTAAAATTTTAGAAAGGTGATCAAACTACCTCTCGGGAGTCACGATCCCAAACAACAGCCTCTCGATTGACATCCCCTGATGCAAACATGGAAACATCTGGAGAGTAACATATGACACTAATGGCACCCCGATGTTTCTCAAGGACTGCTTCTTCATTAAGTGTATCACCTGTGACAGAATATATGTGCAATTTACCATCCTGCCCACCGACAATTGCTTCAGTTCCATCAGGTGAAATTGCAGATGCTGTCACAGTAAACCCAAGGTTAATAGTGGACACAATCTTTGCACCACGGAGCAGGACAACTCCAGAATCAGTTGAAACCAAAGCAAGATCAGGAGAGAGGAGGGCAAGGTTCAAGTCTTTTGGTTGACTGCCAATATCAACTGAGTCTGCATCTCCACATTGGTCCCCATGCACTGAAATTCTCCATATCTAGGAAATCGAGAgaacaaatgagaaaaaatagAAGCATTATGTAGGAAAACACCATAAATTTTTTCTGGATATATAGATCAATTCtgaataaattatacaaaattaatACAAATGAAGCAGAATATGGTAGGAGAATGAGAGAAAGATGAAATAATACTATAAAAGTATATTCAGGCCTATCTACGCATTGCCAGGATTGAAATTCATAAATAGATTAGTAGAAAACACATTAAATTTGCAACCTACATTTCCCATTGAATGCCACAGCTGAAATTAGTAGTACATCATGGTGCTGATAATGTCATACTAAAGTTCATTTCCTAATCAATAGTATTAAAAGAATAACTCCCTAAGagttatataaaattgaaattaaacacacccaaaaaaaaaaaaaattgagttaacTTAGAAGATAAAATACCGATCACAATAACAAACTAAGGAAATATAAAGTTAACCTTCATCATCCACCACCAAAATTCTGTGCCTATTGAACAAAATGACCTTGCTAGCATAATCAGATTTAGGAGACAAGGAATACGATTTTAATCTAAGAGGTTACAATCAGGTTTAACCAAAACAAATATCATTGTGTAAGGTTTTTAACCAGATATTTCGAAGATAAATTTCAATACTTCCCACAAAACTTTGTTATGAATTAtccatagagagagagagagagagagagagaagcaacaAATTCAATACTATTTCTTATTGGTAATTTAAACAGGCACCAAGTGAGTTTTGAACTAACAAGGGAGGAGGAGGTGGCATTAATGCTAAAGCTCATTTGCATCATGAATGTAGTATTTATTAGCATATTGCAATCCATGTTTAATATTAAGTAAATGGAGTAAGAGAAAGCAggttcatttgtttatttaataatcaaccatcaattatttttgtttccataTCAGGAATTGCAAGTAAACTATAGCAAACTAGTAGATATAAGTTCACTACTATTAGAGTATGCATAGAATATAAGAATACAGGGAACCTctatttacaaaattaaaaagatgtAAGCATGTTTCTTACCTTATTGTCAAATCCAGATGTTACAATCTCTTCTTCAACAGCTGCAAAACATTTTATTTGAGAATTCTCTTTCCTCTGTAGTCTGCCACTATATCCAATACCTTGAAtccattttattattaaaccaTCATAGCTAGTCGACCATATCATTTTCGGGTCACTTTTGAGAACAGCTAATGATGTAACATTTTTCATGTGTCCAGACAATAGTAGTGGGGCTTTATCAAGATCAGTTGCTGAGAATAAGCTAATTGTACCACCAAGAGATACTGTCACAAGATGATCATTCTGCCAGAGACAACCAACTAGCATGTCATCCACTCCACCAGAACCAGGACTAGCCAAAGTTTTCTTCACCTTCCCATTACCATCCTCAGATATCTCCCATACCTTTGCCGACTTGTCAGCAGACGCA
The Quercus lobata isolate SW786 chromosome 10, ValleyOak3.0 Primary Assembly, whole genome shotgun sequence DNA segment above includes these coding regions:
- the LOC115963928 gene encoding actin-interacting protein 1-2; the encoded protein is MSQLAETYACVPTTERGRGILISGNPKSNTITYTNGRSVIMINLDNPLDVSVYAEHAYPATVARYSPNGEWIASADVSGTVRIWGTRNEFVLKKEFKVLSGRIDDLQWSPDGMRIVACGDGKGKSLVRAFMWDSGTNVGEFDGHSRRVLSCAFKPTRPFRIVTCGEDFLVNFYEGPPFKFKLSHRDHSNFVNCVRFSPDGSKFISVSSDKKGLIYDAKTAEKMGELSSEDGHKGSIYAVSWSPDGKQVLTASADKSAKVWEISEDGNGKVKKTLASPGSGGVDDMLVGCLWQNDHLVTVSLGGTISLFSATDLDKAPLLLSGHMKNVTSLAVLKSDPKMIWSTSYDGLIIKWIQGIGYSGRLQRKENSQIKCFAAVEEEIVTSGFDNKIWRISVHGDQCGDADSVDIGSQPKDLNLALLSPDLALVSTDSGVVLLRGAKIVSTINLGFTVTASAISPDGTEAIVGGQDGKLHIYSVTGDTLNEEAVLEKHRGAISVICYSPDVSMFASGDVNREAVVWDRDSREVKLKNMLYHTARINCLAWSPDSSMIATGSLDTCVIIYEVDKPASSRLTIKGAHLGGVYGLAFTDQYSVVSSGEDACVRVWKLTPQS